In a single window of the Methylococcus sp. Mc7 genome:
- a CDS encoding transposase, protein MSNYRRAKIAGGIFFFTVVTHDRTPYFADESAIQILRAAFAKVKTARPFDIEAIVVMPDHLHCIWRLPTGDDDYSGRWREIKKIASRQLDPVTNLRNERPVWQRRFWEHAIRDEEDWSRHMDYVHYNPVKHGLARRPIDWPWSNFKKAVAKGWYEPAWGSDEPAHIAGLELE, encoded by the coding sequence ATGAGCAACTACCGAAGAGCCAAAATCGCCGGAGGAATCTTCTTCTTCACCGTGGTCACGCACGACAGAACTCCGTATTTCGCCGATGAGTCTGCCATCCAAATCCTGCGGGCCGCATTTGCGAAGGTGAAAACCGCCCGTCCCTTCGATATCGAGGCCATCGTCGTCATGCCGGATCACCTCCATTGCATCTGGCGCCTGCCGACAGGAGATGACGACTATTCCGGACGTTGGAGGGAGATCAAGAAAATCGCATCGCGGCAGTTAGACCCGGTCACCAATCTCCGCAACGAACGCCCGGTATGGCAGCGCCGATTCTGGGAACATGCCATCCGTGACGAAGAAGATTGGAGCCGGCACATGGATTACGTCCATTACAACCCCGTCAAACATGGTCTGGCTCGACGGCCGATCGATTGGCCCTGGTCCAATTTCAAGAAGGCGGTGGCGAAAGGCTGGTATGAACCGGCGTGGGGCAGTGACGAGCCGGCACACATTGCGGGTTTGGAATTGGAATGA
- a CDS encoding type II toxin-antitoxin system Phd/YefM family antitoxin — translation MNAIPAQEIKRRGMAAVDEALAHGPVHIIKNNRPQYVVLTEESYQELLEAQEEAALARIKASLEDAKAGRVTRHDNVEALMQRLDSEPAA, via the coding sequence ATGAACGCCATCCCCGCCCAGGAAATCAAGCGCCGCGGCATGGCCGCCGTGGACGAAGCCCTGGCCCATGGCCCCGTGCACATCATCAAGAACAACCGCCCGCAATACGTGGTGCTGACGGAAGAGAGCTACCAGGAACTGCTCGAAGCCCAGGAAGAAGCTGCTCTAGCCCGCATCAAGGCCTCGCTGGAGGACGCCAAGGCCGGCCGCGTCACGCGGCATGACAACGTCGAAGCCCTCATGCAACGCCTGGACAGCGAACCCGCCGCATGA
- a CDS encoding plasmid stabilization protein yields MTWTLATTAFFERRARKFLTKHPDLRARFIETLEKLRADPFEPSLRLHPLGGKLQGLQVVSLTYSYRYRYRITLTLRITEHQILLLDIGSHDGVYG; encoded by the coding sequence ATGACATGGACTCTCGCCACCACGGCCTTCTTCGAACGGCGCGCGAGGAAGTTTCTGACCAAACATCCTGACCTCCGGGCTCGCTTCATCGAAACATTGGAAAAACTGCGCGCGGACCCTTTCGAACCCAGCCTGCGCCTGCATCCCCTCGGCGGTAAGCTACAGGGCCTGCAGGTTGTCAGCCTCACCTACAGCTACCGCTACCGCTACCGCATCACACTCACCTTGCGAATTACCGAACATCAAATCCTCCTGCTCGACATCGGTAGCCATGACGGGGTGTACGGATGA
- a CDS encoding tetratricopeptide repeat protein codes for MAWLLTAVLCGAAYADGDAGVKAVERGDYPAALREFKQAAERGEPAAQVNLGNLYMKGLGVEQDYAAAERWYRQAAEHGDPIGQSKLGILYYYGLGVDKNTDEAARWFAKAADQGEPGAAAVLGSMYAEGEGVIRDNVKAYYWYTLAADGGQTDALEARATLVDEMTPGEIGEALQRVGEWREAQLKAAKPLAEDKADKPSGGKGKKRAGGGRARKKSSK; via the coding sequence GTGGCATGGCTTCTCACGGCTGTTCTTTGCGGTGCGGCGTACGCCGACGGGGACGCCGGAGTGAAGGCCGTCGAGCGGGGCGATTACCCGGCCGCACTGCGGGAATTCAAGCAGGCGGCTGAGCGAGGTGAGCCCGCGGCCCAGGTGAATCTCGGCAATCTTTACATGAAGGGGTTGGGCGTCGAGCAGGACTATGCGGCTGCCGAGCGCTGGTACCGCCAGGCCGCCGAGCATGGCGACCCCATCGGGCAGAGCAAGCTGGGCATCCTCTATTACTACGGTCTCGGCGTGGACAAGAACACCGACGAAGCCGCCCGCTGGTTTGCCAAAGCCGCGGACCAGGGCGAACCCGGCGCGGCGGCGGTGCTGGGTTCGATGTATGCCGAAGGCGAGGGCGTGATCCGCGACAACGTGAAGGCTTACTACTGGTACACGCTGGCTGCAGACGGCGGTCAGACGGATGCGCTGGAGGCGCGCGCCACCCTCGTGGACGAAATGACGCCGGGCGAGATCGGCGAAGCCTTGCAGCGGGTCGGCGAGTGGCGGGAGGCGCAGCTCAAGGCAGCGAAGCCCTTGGCAGAGGATAAAGCGGACAAGCCTTCCGGCGGGAAAGGAAAAAAGCGCGCCGGAGGTGGCCGCGCTCGCAAGAAATCCTCGAAATAG
- a CDS encoding ion channel, producing the protein MKEPVRGKSPPRRVTPGHLLGFGRGPHYYVYLLATLIVLLIISAVTERLVVRIVEQLIMIGTLISGTLATGRTPIQIALTVTAAFVMFVAGWARLFVPETYWLTVIWLIFSFLFFSRVTLALAWDIFSSRAHVSASLLYGAVSVYLLMGFTFANAHFLLETVAPGSYQCGAPQCHQDPVSPAYLYFSFVTLATVGYGDIVPLSRVAGMLAYMEAIAGQMYVAILVARLVGMQLSQSRD; encoded by the coding sequence ATGAAGGAACCTGTTCGCGGCAAATCTCCTCCGCGGCGTGTCACGCCGGGTCACCTTCTCGGCTTCGGCCGCGGGCCGCACTATTACGTCTATCTGCTGGCCACTTTGATCGTGCTCCTCATCATCAGCGCCGTGACGGAACGGCTGGTGGTCCGGATCGTGGAGCAGCTGATCATGATCGGTACCCTCATTTCCGGAACCCTGGCCACCGGCAGGACGCCCATCCAGATCGCGCTTACGGTTACTGCAGCCTTCGTCATGTTCGTGGCCGGCTGGGCCCGCCTGTTCGTGCCCGAAACCTACTGGCTCACGGTCATCTGGCTGATATTCAGCTTCCTGTTTTTCTCCCGCGTCACACTCGCGCTGGCCTGGGACATCTTCTCCAGCCGGGCGCATGTTTCCGCCAGCCTGCTGTACGGCGCCGTCAGCGTCTATCTGCTCATGGGATTCACCTTCGCCAACGCCCATTTCCTGCTGGAGACCGTCGCGCCGGGCTCCTACCAGTGCGGCGCGCCGCAGTGTCATCAGGATCCGGTATCGCCCGCCTATCTGTATTTCAGCTTCGTCACGCTTGCGACCGTGGGCTACGGCGACATCGTCCCCTTGAGCCGGGTGGCGGGCATGCTGGCCTACATGGAGGCGATCGCCGGCCAGATGTACGTGGCGATCCTGGTGGCCCGGCTGGTCGGCATGCAATTGTCCCAATCCAGAGATTAA
- a CDS encoding DUF4136 domain-containing protein, translating into MSAVAGSLVLALLLACAAIQVDTGFDRNADFSRYKTYFWLSRPASGNASVDRRIVELIDAALRSKGWHRVAEGKGDAALDAEVLTEEEERNDTYYDGWALNQNVGPAQTVVTTFREGTLIVNVLDGRSGRPIWRGVAHETLSEDPAENEALAGQAIAKMFAAFPPARAPR; encoded by the coding sequence ATGTCGGCAGTGGCTGGCTCGCTCGTTCTTGCGCTGCTTTTGGCTTGCGCCGCGATCCAGGTGGATACCGGTTTCGACCGGAACGCCGATTTTTCGCGGTACAAGACCTACTTTTGGCTCAGCCGGCCGGCGTCCGGCAACGCGTCGGTGGACCGCAGGATCGTCGAGCTGATCGACGCCGCATTGCGTTCCAAAGGCTGGCACAGGGTCGCCGAGGGCAAGGGGGACGCCGCTCTGGACGCTGAAGTCCTGACCGAAGAGGAGGAGCGCAACGATACCTACTACGATGGTTGGGCGCTCAACCAGAATGTCGGTCCCGCCCAAACGGTGGTCACCACCTTCCGGGAAGGGACGCTGATCGTGAACGTCCTCGATGGGCGGTCGGGGCGTCCCATCTGGCGAGGTGTGGCGCATGAAACCCTCTCCGAGGATCCGGCCGAGAACGAGGCGCTGGCCGGGCAGGCGATAGCGAAGATGTTCGCGGCCTTTCCGCCGGCACGCGCGCCCCGCTAG
- a CDS encoding DUF2092 domain-containing protein, whose protein sequence is MKQNRRTRRRGALALAGLLICAGGGWATGADKPAPKAAAESAPEAAIGAQVDQLLRQMGDYLKSAKEFSVHVDVLYDDLLASGQKIQLAASDDIAVRRPDRFRIRYRTDTGGKRFWYDGKTSTLLDEAHGTYATEQTPAGIDATLDYLISQLGFTPPLSDLLYSDPYAILKQHAVFGFHAGISEVGGMPCHHLAFVGKNVDWQLWIEDGKLPLPRKFVITYKTLPGAPQYMAVLSDWDFASHLPDSAFSAALPPKAERIGFLKAAASARKEQAKKTP, encoded by the coding sequence GTGAAACAGAATCGACGGACACGCCGTCGCGGCGCCCTGGCGCTCGCCGGCCTGCTGATTTGCGCCGGTGGCGGCTGGGCCACCGGGGCCGACAAGCCGGCACCCAAGGCCGCCGCCGAAAGCGCGCCGGAAGCGGCGATCGGTGCGCAGGTGGACCAGTTGCTGCGGCAGATGGGGGACTACCTCAAGTCCGCCAAGGAATTTTCGGTGCACGTGGATGTGTTGTACGACGATCTTCTCGCTTCCGGCCAGAAGATCCAGCTCGCGGCGTCCGACGACATCGCGGTCCGCCGCCCCGACCGTTTCCGGATCCGGTACCGCACCGACACGGGCGGAAAACGCTTCTGGTACGACGGCAAGACCTCCACCCTGCTGGACGAGGCGCACGGCACCTATGCCACCGAGCAGACGCCGGCGGGCATCGACGCCACGCTGGACTATCTGATTTCCCAGCTCGGTTTCACGCCGCCATTGTCGGACCTGCTGTACAGTGACCCCTATGCCATCCTGAAGCAGCATGCGGTATTCGGTTTCCATGCCGGAATTAGCGAAGTGGGGGGGATGCCGTGCCATCATCTCGCCTTCGTCGGCAAGAACGTCGACTGGCAGCTCTGGATCGAAGACGGCAAACTGCCGCTGCCACGGAAATTCGTCATCACCTACAAGACGCTTCCCGGCGCGCCGCAGTACATGGCGGTGCTGTCCGATTGGGACTTCGCCAGCCATCTGCCGGATTCGGCGTTCAGTGCCGCGCTCCCGCCGAAGGCCGAGCGCATAGGGTTCTTGAAAGCCGCGGCTTCTGCCAGGAAAGAGCAGGCAAAGAAAACGCCGTGA
- a CDS encoding DUF6515 family protein, producing the protein MNRNTGFENRLGIAVLGLLLAGAGLPRIAGAHGGFGGGFGGGHFGGGEFGGHVGGGGFGQRAGDDRGDEGQRYGGTGIGGGSFGGGGLGSVRASDGADGAGHDWRQSANRDFGTGGQGFQRPEDRQEATPAQRQQDRDNEVNTAQQNRDKEINTVQQNAYKQQDAMAQYHYQQAEQLQRNRYDYYGGGNYYGPVFIGGTWGGYYSGMAMMGMMEGLMIGEMVASVPRNSQPVVVENNTYYYSNGAYYLPQGSGYVVTPPPLGATVTSLPPSCVTVYSGQQPYSDCGGAFYTPSGGGYTVVTPPPGLTVSSLPGGAATHTVNGVRYYEFGGIWYRPFYSGSDVVYQVVNSPNA; encoded by the coding sequence ATGAATCGAAATACCGGATTTGAGAACCGTCTGGGCATCGCCGTATTGGGATTGCTGCTGGCCGGTGCGGGGCTGCCCCGGATTGCCGGCGCGCATGGCGGATTTGGCGGGGGATTCGGAGGCGGCCATTTCGGCGGTGGGGAATTCGGCGGCCATGTCGGGGGCGGCGGTTTCGGCCAGCGCGCGGGGGATGACCGCGGTGACGAGGGCCAACGCTACGGCGGGACCGGGATAGGCGGCGGCAGTTTCGGCGGCGGCGGCTTGGGCAGTGTGCGGGCGTCCGACGGCGCGGACGGCGCCGGCCACGACTGGCGGCAGAGCGCGAACCGCGATTTCGGGACTGGAGGCCAGGGCTTCCAGCGCCCGGAAGACCGCCAGGAGGCGACGCCGGCCCAGCGTCAACAGGATCGGGACAATGAGGTCAACACGGCTCAGCAGAATCGCGACAAGGAGATAAACACCGTCCAGCAGAATGCCTACAAGCAGCAGGACGCCATGGCGCAGTACCACTATCAACAAGCGGAGCAGCTCCAGAGGAACCGCTACGACTATTACGGCGGCGGCAACTACTACGGGCCGGTGTTCATCGGCGGCACCTGGGGCGGCTATTACAGCGGCATGGCGATGATGGGCATGATGGAGGGCCTCATGATCGGCGAAATGGTCGCTTCGGTGCCGCGCAACTCGCAGCCCGTCGTGGTCGAGAACAACACCTACTACTACTCGAACGGCGCCTATTATCTGCCGCAGGGCTCGGGTTATGTGGTGACGCCTCCGCCGCTGGGGGCGACCGTGACCAGCCTGCCGCCATCCTGCGTCACGGTCTACAGCGGCCAGCAGCCTTATTCCGACTGCGGCGGGGCGTTCTATACACCGTCCGGCGGCGGCTATACGGTGGTCACGCCGCCCCCCGGCCTGACCGTGAGTTCGCTCCCCGGCGGCGCGGCGACCCATACCGTCAACGGCGTCAGGTACTACGAGTTCGGCGGGATCTGGTACCGTCCGTTCTACAGCGGCAGCGACGTGGTCTACCAGGTCGTCAACAGTCCGAATGCCTAA
- a CDS encoding DUF3313 domain-containing protein produces MRISNREKGRGRMPSFRNGHGRSRALLAAVAVSFLCGCSATKQAREVERSGFLGSYSSLRKGNGDEPLLMYADPAADCRKYTKVMIDPVTLWAKPGDSWLQKLEPKDRDMLRKLGTDTVQDVMNKARFEVVTQPGPDVMRVRMALTEADKANVLLKEGAVLAPYVTAPAALYSETTGQALFTGDAAFELELLDSRTGQRLYAAADKRVGKLDVRDFHEWDDVKEAFKSWGERGARRLVNCRTTGSFASSPKEQSFEEKIDNNVP; encoded by the coding sequence GTGAGGATCTCGAACAGGGAAAAGGGGCGCGGCCGGATGCCGTCATTTCGCAATGGTCACGGCCGCTCCCGTGCTCTGCTGGCAGCCGTGGCCGTGTCGTTTCTCTGCGGCTGCAGCGCGACCAAGCAGGCAAGGGAGGTCGAACGTTCCGGATTCCTGGGAAGCTATTCCAGCCTGCGCAAGGGCAACGGCGACGAGCCCCTGCTGATGTACGCCGATCCGGCCGCCGACTGTCGGAAGTACACGAAAGTGATGATCGATCCGGTGACGCTATGGGCGAAACCGGGCGATTCCTGGCTGCAGAAGCTCGAGCCCAAGGACCGCGACATGCTGCGCAAGCTCGGTACCGATACCGTGCAGGACGTCATGAACAAGGCCCGGTTCGAGGTCGTGACCCAGCCGGGACCGGATGTGATGCGGGTGCGCATGGCGCTGACCGAGGCCGACAAGGCCAACGTGCTGCTGAAAGAGGGTGCCGTCCTGGCGCCTTATGTCACCGCGCCCGCCGCGCTTTACTCGGAAACCACGGGCCAGGCCTTGTTCACGGGAGACGCGGCGTTCGAGCTGGAGCTCCTGGATTCCCGGACCGGCCAGCGCCTGTATGCCGCCGCGGACAAGCGGGTCGGCAAGCTCGACGTCCGCGATTTCCACGAATGGGATGACGTGAAAGAGGCGTTCAAGTCCTGGGGCGAGCGGGGAGCGCGGCGGCTGGTGAACTGCCGGACGACGGGCTCGTTCGCCTCCAGCCCCAAGGAGCAGAGCTTTGAGGAAAAGATCGACAACAATGTGCCTTGA